The following are encoded in a window of Passer domesticus isolate bPasDom1 chromosome 30, bPasDom1.hap1, whole genome shotgun sequence genomic DNA:
- the LOC135287564 gene encoding olfactory receptor 14J1-like: protein MCYDRYVSICKPLHYGTLLGSRACAHMAAAAWASAFLHALMHTANRFSLPLCHGNALGQFFCEIPQILKLSCSKSYLKESGLLVFSISLVFCCFVFIVFSYVQIFRAVLRIPSDQGRHKAFSTCLPHLAVLSLFISTSFFTYLKPLSMSSPSLDLALSVLYSVVPPSLNPLIYSLRNQELKAAVWRLMTGCFQKH from the coding sequence atgtgctacgaccgctacgtgtccatctgcaaacccctgcactacgggaccctcctgggcagcagagcttgtgcccacatggcagcagctgcctgggccagtgcctttctccatgctctcatgcacacagccaatagattttccctgcccctgtgccatggcaatgccctgggccagttcttctgtgaaatcccccagattctcaagctctcctgctccaaatcctacctCAAGGAATCTGGACTTCTTGTGTTTTCCATCTCTTTAgtattttgctgttttgtgttcattgttttctcatATGTGCAGattttcagggctgtgctgaggatcccctctgaccAGGGAAGGCACAaggccttttccacctgcctccctcacctggctgtgctctcCCTATTTATAAGCACCTCATTTTTTACCTACCTGAAGCCTCTTTCAATgtcttccccatccctggatctggccctgtcggttctgtactcagtggtgcctccatCCCTGAACCctctcatctacagcctgaggaaccaggagctcaaggctgcagtgtggagactgatgactggatgctttcagaaacattaa